Proteins found in one Amycolatopsis umgeniensis genomic segment:
- a CDS encoding DEAD/DEAH box helicase — translation MDGTAESGKGRRLLDRATAGIPASLYPVTHVAELPARPADSVDWPEWAAAPVVEALTANGVKAPWRHQAEAASLVREGRHVVISTGTASGKSLAYQLPVLSALVEDERVSALYLSPTKALGADQLRAVSSLDIKKARAASFDGDTPLEERDWVRAHANWVFTNPDMLHRGILSSHARWSRFFRRLAFVVVDECHSYRGVFGSHVALLLRRLRRVAAYYGASPVFVLASATTADPAAFASKLSGQECVPVTEDGSPRGARTVALWEPPLLSELSGENGAPVRRSAGAEASRILAELVIEGARSLAFVRSRRGAELTALGARRILSEVDGSLADSVAAYRSGYLPEERRALEAALLSGRLLGVATTNALELGVDIAGLDAVVLAGYPGTLASFWQQAGRAGRAGDAALVVFVARDDPLDTYLVHHPAAILDRPVEAAVLDPSNPYVLGPQLACAIAELPLTEPEVAAFGGEAARAVLADLVKEKIVRRRTSGWYWTSRDRPHAEVGIRGSGGEQIAVVEADSGRMLGTVDPGSACYAVHPGAVYLHQGSSYVVDELDLETGLALVHAEDPDWSTSPREIVDISVLRTEETRAHGGVTVNLGEVSVSSQVVGYLRRRPSGEVLDQTPLDLPEQCLDTRAVWYTISAELLGASEGSGVSDGMAGTGGHRPETEVLEPVGTGGSRVGTKELGGAPGTGAELDPARVPGALHAAEHAAIGLLPLFATCDRWDIGGVSTAWHEDTGEATVFVHDGHPGGAGFADRGFAAIVPWLAATREAIVSCECPAGCPSCVQSPKCGNGNDPLDKAGAVAVLDTVLGALRQHGSQSGH, via the coding sequence GTGGACGGCACGGCGGAATCCGGCAAGGGCCGGCGGCTTCTCGATCGCGCGACGGCGGGGATCCCGGCTTCGCTGTACCCGGTCACCCATGTGGCCGAACTGCCCGCTCGCCCGGCGGATTCGGTGGACTGGCCGGAGTGGGCGGCGGCTCCGGTCGTCGAAGCGCTGACGGCGAACGGAGTAAAGGCGCCCTGGCGGCATCAGGCCGAGGCCGCGTCGCTGGTCCGCGAGGGCAGGCACGTCGTGATCTCCACCGGCACCGCGTCGGGGAAGTCGCTCGCGTACCAATTGCCGGTGCTCTCGGCGCTGGTCGAGGACGAGCGGGTTTCGGCGCTGTATCTGTCCCCGACCAAGGCCCTCGGCGCCGACCAGTTGCGCGCCGTGTCCTCTTTGGACATCAAGAAGGCGCGTGCGGCGTCGTTCGACGGCGACACTCCGCTGGAGGAGCGGGACTGGGTCCGCGCACACGCCAACTGGGTGTTCACGAATCCGGACATGTTGCACAGGGGGATCCTCTCGTCGCACGCGCGGTGGTCCCGGTTCTTCCGGCGGCTCGCCTTCGTCGTCGTCGACGAATGCCACAGCTATCGCGGCGTCTTCGGCTCCCATGTGGCGTTGCTGCTGCGCAGGCTGCGGCGGGTCGCGGCGTACTACGGCGCTTCGCCGGTGTTCGTGCTCGCGTCCGCGACGACGGCAGACCCGGCGGCGTTCGCTTCGAAACTCTCCGGGCAGGAGTGCGTCCCGGTCACCGAGGACGGCTCGCCGCGCGGCGCCCGCACGGTCGCGTTGTGGGAACCTCCGCTGCTGTCGGAACTTTCCGGTGAGAACGGGGCTCCGGTGCGGCGTTCGGCGGGCGCCGAGGCCTCGCGGATCCTCGCCGAGCTGGTCATCGAAGGCGCCCGCTCGCTGGCGTTCGTCCGGTCGCGCCGGGGTGCGGAACTGACGGCGCTCGGCGCACGGCGGATTCTGTCCGAAGTGGACGGTTCCTTGGCGGACTCCGTCGCCGCGTACCGATCCGGGTATCTGCCCGAGGAGCGCCGCGCACTGGAAGCGGCGTTGCTGTCCGGGCGTCTGCTCGGCGTGGCGACGACGAACGCGCTCGAGCTCGGCGTCGACATCGCGGGGCTGGACGCGGTGGTGCTGGCCGGATATCCGGGAACACTCGCGTCCTTCTGGCAGCAGGCAGGCCGGGCCGGGCGCGCGGGAGACGCGGCACTGGTCGTCTTCGTGGCCCGCGACGATCCGCTGGACACCTACCTCGTGCACCATCCCGCCGCGATCCTGGACAGGCCGGTGGAGGCCGCCGTCCTCGACCCGTCGAACCCGTATGTGCTGGGACCGCAACTGGCCTGCGCCATCGCCGAACTCCCGCTGACAGAACCGGAGGTCGCGGCCTTCGGCGGTGAGGCGGCCCGCGCCGTGCTCGCGGATCTGGTCAAGGAGAAGATCGTCCGGCGCCGCACGAGCGGCTGGTACTGGACTTCGCGCGACCGGCCGCACGCCGAGGTCGGCATCCGCGGTTCCGGCGGTGAGCAGATCGCCGTGGTGGAAGCCGATTCCGGACGGATGCTCGGCACGGTCGATCCGGGTTCCGCCTGCTACGCGGTGCATCCCGGCGCGGTGTACCTGCACCAGGGTTCGTCCTATGTGGTCGACGAACTGGATCTGGAGACCGGGCTCGCCCTGGTGCACGCGGAGGATCCGGACTGGAGCACGTCACCGCGCGAGATCGTCGACATCAGTGTGCTGCGCACCGAAGAGACGAGGGCACACGGCGGGGTCACGGTGAACCTCGGCGAAGTCTCGGTGAGTTCGCAAGTGGTCGGTTACTTGCGGAGACGTCCGTCGGGTGAGGTGCTTGACCAGACCCCGCTGGATCTGCCGGAACAGTGCCTGGACACGCGCGCCGTCTGGTACACGATCTCGGCGGAACTGCTCGGCGCTTCCGAGGGTTCCGGCGTTTCCGATGGCATGGCGGGGACCGGGGGCCATCGGCCGGAGACCGAGGTTCTGGAGCCGGTGGGGACCGGAGGCTCCAGGGTGGGGACCAAGGAACTTGGCGGGGCACCGGGGACGGGCGCCGAGTTGGATCCGGCGCGCGTCCCCGGTGCCCTGCATGCCGCCGAGCACGCGGCGATCGGCCTGCTACCGCTGTTCGCTACTTGCGACCGCTGGGACATTGGCGGGGTGTCTACCGCGTGGCACGAGGACACCGGGGAGGCGACGGTGTTCGTGCACGATGGCCATCCCGGGGGTGCGGGATTCGCCGATCGCGGGTTTGCCGCAATTGTCCCTTGGCTGGCCGCAACGCGGGAGGCGATCGTTTCCTGCGAATGCCCGGCCGGCTGCCCGTCCTGCGTCCAGTCGCCGAAGTGCGGGAACGGCAACGATCCGCTGGACAAGGCGGGGGCGGTGGCCGTTCTGGACACCGTGCTCGGGGCTTTGCGTCAGCACGGGTCCCAGTCAGGCCACTGA
- a CDS encoding bifunctional DNA primase/polymerase, whose product MLDANWPDSWRGAFRIEMRAEAIGLAWRGWPVLPGAEPAAITAGGDDLTWRRPVPAQDNWRELIETHPHEVATWFGDDTHSLLVATGTVLDAIEVDDELGKAAARLLRATGHPAPIVAMPNGRWLFLTTVAASIPRELADQASIQWHGANDYIPLPPSPFQHGVVHWRVKPEVWGWQLPEAAEVHDVLVRALAGDKAAAPVASLTTAA is encoded by the coding sequence ATGTTGGACGCGAATTGGCCGGACAGCTGGCGGGGCGCCTTCCGCATCGAGATGCGGGCGGAGGCGATCGGCCTCGCCTGGCGTGGCTGGCCGGTGCTCCCGGGTGCCGAGCCCGCCGCGATCACCGCCGGCGGTGACGACCTCACCTGGCGGCGTCCCGTCCCGGCACAGGACAACTGGCGTGAACTGATCGAGACCCACCCGCACGAGGTCGCCACCTGGTTCGGTGACGACACGCACAGCCTGCTCGTGGCCACCGGCACCGTGCTGGACGCCATCGAGGTCGACGACGAGCTCGGCAAGGCGGCCGCCCGTCTGCTGCGCGCCACCGGTCACCCGGCCCCGATCGTCGCGATGCCGAACGGCCGCTGGCTGTTCCTCACCACCGTCGCCGCGAGCATCCCGCGGGAACTGGCCGACCAGGCCTCGATCCAGTGGCACGGCGCGAACGACTACATCCCGCTGCCCCCGTCGCCGTTCCAGCACGGTGTCGTGCACTGGCGGGTCAAGCCCGAGGTCTGGGGCTGGCAGCTGCCCGAGGCCGCCGAGGTGCACGACGTGCTCGTCCGTGCGCTGGCCGGTGACAAGGCCGCCGCCCCCGTGGCGAGCCTGACCACCGCCGCCTGA
- a CDS encoding Rv3654c family TadE-like protein encodes MREDDRGVATVWTASIVTVLICAAAFTFWIGAAVTTRHRTEAAADLAALAAASHATDGPGAACERARQVAVRMAVTLLTCRWERGDALVEVRSELSGHLAAAGRAEARARAGPVDRPP; translated from the coding sequence ATGAGAGAGGACGATCGCGGCGTCGCGACAGTGTGGACAGCGTCGATCGTCACCGTCCTGATCTGCGCCGCGGCGTTCACCTTCTGGATCGGCGCCGCCGTCACGACCCGGCACCGCACCGAGGCCGCCGCCGATCTGGCGGCGCTCGCCGCGGCCTCGCACGCGACGGACGGCCCCGGCGCGGCCTGCGAACGGGCGCGGCAGGTGGCCGTCCGGATGGCGGTCACGCTCCTGACCTGCCGGTGGGAGCGCGGCGACGCCCTGGTCGAGGTGCGGTCAGAGCTGTCGGGACACCTGGCGGCCGCCGGGCGGGCGGAGGCGCGGGCAAGGGCGGGCCCGGTCGACCGGCCACCGTGA
- a CDS encoding TadE family type IV pilus minor pilin produces the protein MPGGDRGSVTVEAALGIGALTFVSALLLAGIGIAADQIRCTDAAREAARLVARGQPARAEQAVREIAPSGARLDVVREGDAITAGVEAEPVAGLLPGIRLRSRAFAIAEPGAGP, from the coding sequence ATGCCCGGCGGTGATCGCGGATCCGTCACGGTGGAGGCCGCGCTCGGCATCGGCGCGCTGACGTTCGTCTCGGCCCTGTTGCTGGCCGGGATCGGGATCGCCGCCGATCAGATCCGCTGCACCGACGCCGCCCGCGAGGCGGCCCGGCTCGTCGCTCGAGGCCAGCCCGCCCGCGCCGAACAGGCGGTGCGGGAGATCGCGCCGTCCGGCGCACGGCTGGACGTCGTCCGGGAAGGCGACGCCATCACCGCGGGCGTCGAGGCGGAACCGGTGGCCGGGCTGCTGCCGGGCATCCGGCTGCGTTCCCGCGCCTTCGCGATAGCCGAACCGGGCGCTGGGCCATGA
- a CDS encoding DUF4244 domain-containing protein: MSKFPTFRDDDGMATVEYAIATLAAAALAGVLYLIVNGEAVVAGLTALIERALSVKF, encoded by the coding sequence ATGAGCAAGTTCCCCACGTTCCGCGACGACGACGGCATGGCGACGGTCGAATACGCCATCGCGACCTTGGCCGCCGCCGCGCTGGCCGGTGTCCTCTACCTGATCGTCAACGGCGAAGCCGTCGTCGCCGGGCTCACCGCCCTCATCGAGCGGGCCTTGTCGGTGAAGTTCTGA
- a CDS encoding type II secretion system F family protein yields MLTGAALILLAGAVSCWPRVGPGGVTRQGRLLTWLREQSARDSGVSELLRSAATLDLLAACLAGGLPVSVALEAVGPAASPKSAEALRSVASHLALGVGPAEAWAAVRDRPGLTELSVAAVRTARAGTALATHAKDLARRLRESLSAEAEERAERAGVLLAAPIGLCFLPAFLCLGILPVVLGLAGRLDGLL; encoded by the coding sequence GTGCTGACCGGGGCCGCGCTGATCCTGCTGGCCGGTGCCGTCTCCTGCTGGCCACGCGTCGGTCCTGGAGGTGTCACGAGGCAGGGGCGCCTCCTCACCTGGCTTCGGGAACAGTCGGCAAGGGACTCGGGTGTCTCCGAGCTCCTCCGCTCCGCGGCCACCCTTGATCTCCTGGCCGCCTGTCTGGCAGGCGGGTTGCCGGTGTCCGTCGCGCTGGAGGCTGTCGGGCCCGCCGCTTCACCGAAGAGTGCGGAGGCCCTGCGTTCGGTGGCATCGCATCTCGCCTTGGGCGTCGGCCCGGCCGAAGCCTGGGCGGCGGTCCGCGACAGGCCCGGCCTGACCGAACTGTCCGTCGCCGCCGTGCGCACGGCGAGGGCGGGCACCGCGCTCGCGACTCACGCGAAGGACCTCGCGCGAAGACTGCGCGAGTCGCTCTCCGCCGAAGCCGAGGAACGCGCGGAACGGGCAGGAGTGCTGCTGGCGGCACCGATCGGCCTCTGCTTCCTCCCCGCGTTCCTGTGCCTCGGAATCCTGCCCGTCGTGCTCGGCCTGGCCGGGCGTCTCGACGGCCTCCTCTGA